In one Arachis duranensis cultivar V14167 chromosome 9, aradu.V14167.gnm2.J7QH, whole genome shotgun sequence genomic region, the following are encoded:
- the LOC107466779 gene encoding exocyst complex component SEC15A-like, protein MATKTKTKANAEIGDEGEDLVLATMVANGDDISPLVRHAFEMGRPEGLLRQLNYVVKKKEAEIEDMCKTHYEEFIKAVDELRGVLVDAEELKSDLQSGNFKLQQVGTNLLVNLEELLESYSIKQNVTEAIIMSKNCIEVLELCVKCNRIPIIKWHIEKRVNSQVNEWMVHIRSSCKNIGQTAISRAVSDRQRDEELMERQRKAEDQNVVGVEERVYTLDVDEDDEDSAMKFDLTPLYRACHIYGCLGILEQFHVYYFTNRSAQLKSDLEISSSQSFVESYQTFLAQIVGYFIVEDRVLRTGGGLLVPDQVDNMWETAITRLTLLLNAQFSQMKSATNHLKVKEYVTLLSWSLLQYGYDIESLLDVVDNNRDKFHLLLMAECREQTIEALNHDTYELMVIKKESDYESNVLSFGLQTTDIMPAFPYVAPFSSMVPEMCQIVKSFIKSCVDYLSYGARDYFFDVVIRYLNNFLIEVINETLLNTINSSNISVSHAMQIAANFTSLERACDFFLKNAAQQSGIPLRFIEKSQMTLSAKAVLQTSRDATYITLLGLVNAKIDEYMNLTESVTLWTTEETKQNGNEYISELILYLDSLMSTAQQVLPLDAMYKVGIGALEHINNTIISAFLSDSVKRFNATSVMNIGVDLKLLENFADERFYSSGLEGMYKASSFRDCLVESKQLINLLSSSQPENFMNPVIREKNYYALDYKKVSTICDKFKDTADGIFGSLSNKNTKQTAKKKSMEVLKKRLKDFN, encoded by the coding sequence ATGGctacaaaaacaaaaacgaaAGCTAATGCGGAGATTGGTGATGAAGGAGAGGACTTGGTTTTGGCAACAATGGTTGCCAATGGAGATGATATTAGTCCTCTTGTCCGGCATGCCTTCGAAATGGGGAGGCCGGAGGGCCTCCTTCGCCaactgaattatgtggtgaagaagaaagaagcagAAATAGAAGACATGTGCAAGACACACTATGAAGAATTCATCAAGGCTGTTGACGAACTTCGTGGTGTGTTGGTGGATGCTGAAGAGCTCAAAAGCGATCTCCAAAGTGGCAATTTCAAGTTGCAGCAGGTTGGTACCAACCTTCTTGTCAACCTTGAGGAGCTTCTTGAATCCTATTCGATCAAGCAGAACGTCACAGAGGCTATAATAATGTCAAAGAACTGTATAGAAGTGTTGGAGCTTTGTGTCAAGTGCAATAGAATTCCTATCATTAAATGGCACATTGAGAAGAGAGTAAACAGTCAGGTTAACGAATGGATGGTCCACATACGGAGTTCTTGTAAAAACATTGGACAAACAGCAATCAGCCGTGCGGTTTCAGATCGTCAGAGAGACGAGGAACTGATGGAGAGGCAGAGAAAGGCAGAGGATCAAAATGTTGTGGGGGTTGAGGAGAGAGTTTACACTTTGGAtgttgatgaagatgatgaagattCTGCCATGAAGTTTGACCTCACGCCTCTTTACCGTGCTTGTCACATTTATGGTTGTTTGGGGATTCTTGAGCAGTTTCATGTATACTACTTCACGAATAGATCGGCACAATTGAAATCGGATTTGGAGATATCTTCGTCACAATCTTTTGTTGAATCATATCAAACGTTTTTGGCTCAGATTGTTGGGTACTTCATAGTGGAGGATAGGGTCCTTAGGACTGGTGGGGGACTTCTGGTCCCCGATCAAGTCGATAACATGTGGGAAACTGCTATAACTAGATTGACTTTGCTGTTAAATGCCCAATTTTCCCAAATGAAATCTGCCACCAACCATCTCAAGGTTAAGGAATATGTCACTCTTCTTTCGTGGTCTCTCCTGCAATATGGTTATGATATAGAATCTCTTCTTGATGTGGTTGATAACAATCGCGACAAATTTCATCTGCTTCTTATGGCTGAATGCAGAGAACAAACAATTGAGGCTCTGAATCATGATACATACGAGCTGATGGTGATAAAAAAGGAAAGTGATTATGAGAGCAATGTTTTGTCATTTGGTCTTCAAACTACAGACATCATGCCTGCTTTCCCCTATGTTGCACCATTCTCCTCCATGGTACCCGAGATGTGTCAAATTGTGAAATCCTTCATCAAAAGTTGTGTTGATTACTTGTCTTATGGTGCGCGCGACTATTTCTTTGATGTCGTGATCAGGTACTTGAACAACTTTCTGATTGAAGTAATAAATGAAACATTACTCAATACAATCAATAGCAGCAATATCAGTGTTTCCCATGCCATGCAGATAGCTGCTAACTTTACTAGTCTGGAAAGAGCTTGTGATTTTTTCCTTAAGAATGCGGCGCAACAAAGTGGCATCCCACTCCGTTTTATTGAGAAGTCTCAAATGACTTTATCTGCGAAAGCAGTACTGCAGACTTCTAGAGACGCCACCTACATTACTCTACTCGGTTTGGTAAACGCAAAAATAGACGAGTATATGAATCTTACAGAAAGTGTTACTTTATGGACTACAGAGGAGACTAAGCAGAATGGAAATGAATACATAAGTGAATTGATCTTGTACCTTGATTCTCTTATGTCGACGGCGCAACAAGTTCTTCCTTTGGATGCCATGTACAAAGTTGGGATTGGTGCTCTTGAGCATATTAACAATACCATTATCTCTGCTTTCCTTAGCGATAGTGTTAAAAGGTTTAATGCGACGTCTGTCATGAATATCGGCGTTGATCTCAAGTTGCTGGAGAATTTTGCAGATGAGAGGTTCTACTCTTCAGGGTTAGAAGGAATGTACAAAGCAAGTAGTTTTAGAGATTGCTTGGTAGAGTCAAAGCAATTGATTAATCTTCTCTCAAGTAGTCAACCTGAGAACTTCATGAATCCTGTGATAAGGGAGAAAAACTACTACGCACTTGATTATAAGAAGGTGTCTACCATTTGTGACAAATTCAAGGATACTGCAGATGGTATCTTTGGAAGCCTttcaaacaaaaatacaaaGCAAACTGCTAAAAAGAAATCAATGGAAGTGCTCAAAAAGAGACTTAAGGATTTCAATTGA
- the LOC107466787 gene encoding copper transport protein ATX1, with translation MSQTVVLKVGMTCEGCVGAVKRVLGKLDGVESYDVDLKEQKVVVKGNVEPEKVLQTVSKTGKKTTFWDAEKPAQ, from the exons ACCGTGGTCCTCAAAGTTGGTATGACATGTGAAGGATGTGTTGGAGCAGTGAAGAGGGTTTTGGGGAAATTGGATG GTGTGGAATCATATGACGTTGACTTGAAGGAACAGAAGGTGGTAGTGAAAGGAAACGTTGAACCAGAAAAAGTTCTGCAAACGGTTTCCAAGACTGGGAAGAAGACTACTTTCTGGGATGCTGAAAAACCAGCTCAGTAA